The following are from one region of the Hippocampus zosterae strain Florida chromosome 9, ASM2543408v3, whole genome shotgun sequence genome:
- the romo1 gene encoding reactive oxygen species modulator 1 — protein sequence MPVAVAPYGQGQAQPSCFDRVKMGFMMGFAVGMAAGAMFGTFSCLRIGMRGRELMGGVGKTMMQSGGTFGTFMAIGMGIRC from the exons ATGCCAGTGGCTGTTGCACCCTATGGCCAGGGCCAGGCCCAGCCCAGCTGTTTCGACCGGGTCAAGATGGGATTTATGATGGGCTTCGCCGTGGGCATGGCCGCCGGGGCCATGTTCGGTACTTTCTCCTGTCTCAG AATTGGCATGAGAGGCCGGGAGCTGATGGGAGGAGTGGGCAAGACCATGATGCAGAGCGGTGGGACGTTTGGGACCTTCATGGCTATTGGGATGGGCATCCGCTGCTGA